Proteins co-encoded in one Actinomadura luteofluorescens genomic window:
- a CDS encoding 3-keto-5-aminohexanoate cleavage protein, with product MIGVMLQVCPNGSRTEGVPTSPEEIAAAVRAAADVGAQDVHLHAKDDAGADTLEAPRVAETLAAVRAATPSIAVGVTTGAWAAPDPVERAALVRSWTVLPDHASVNFHEEGAELVAEALFERGVAIEAGIFSGTDAAARFLSWPHAHHVLRILAEVTDTDPETATDTAKALLHDLGTRLSRPILLHGEDGGAWPVLRLAVRLNLDVRIGLEDTLELPDGSPAADNAVLVQTARALLTP from the coding sequence ATGATCGGGGTCATGCTCCAGGTCTGCCCCAACGGAAGCCGGACCGAGGGCGTTCCGACGTCCCCGGAGGAGATCGCCGCGGCGGTCCGCGCCGCGGCCGACGTGGGCGCGCAGGACGTCCACCTGCACGCCAAGGACGACGCGGGCGCCGACACCCTGGAGGCGCCCCGCGTCGCCGAGACCCTCGCCGCCGTCCGCGCCGCCACCCCGTCGATCGCCGTCGGGGTGACCACCGGCGCCTGGGCCGCGCCCGACCCGGTCGAGCGCGCCGCCCTCGTGCGCTCCTGGACCGTCCTGCCCGACCACGCCTCGGTGAACTTCCACGAGGAGGGCGCCGAGCTGGTCGCCGAGGCGCTGTTCGAGCGCGGCGTCGCGATCGAGGCGGGGATCTTCTCCGGCACCGACGCGGCGGCGCGGTTCCTGAGCTGGCCGCACGCCCACCACGTGCTGCGGATCCTCGCGGAGGTCACCGACACCGACCCGGAGACGGCGACCGACACCGCCAAGGCGCTGCTGCACGACCTCGGCACCCGCCTGTCGCGGCCGATCCTGCTGCACGGCGAGGACGGCGGCGCGTGGCCGGTGCTGCGGCTCGCCGTCAGGCTGAACCTCGACGTCCGCATCGGGCTGGAGGACACCCTGGAACTCCCCGACGGCTCCCCCGCCGCCGACAACGCGGTCCTCGTCCAGACGGCCCGCGCCCTCCTCACGCCCTAG
- a CDS encoding Rv1733c family protein yields the protein MRRSGIGRGGTPLTRLRRRLGLQRSELRRQVDRVQRRIALGLLLLLLGTASPLAAWSASWSYSAGTRAENAERADRRQVVATVTSTGGLGSSGDRYIHETVQARWPGTDGRPHAGSLPAWKNAKVGAHRTIWVDGQSEPSVRPRPHSRTVTDAAYAAGATVLGCSLPVLIAYALVRRRCDRHRDELWEAAWARLDAAGHNPRS from the coding sequence ATGCGCAGGTCCGGCATCGGCCGAGGAGGCACGCCGCTCACCAGGCTGCGCCGGCGCCTCGGCCTGCAGCGCAGCGAGCTGCGCCGCCAGGTGGACCGCGTCCAGCGGCGGATCGCCCTCGGCCTCCTCCTGCTGCTGCTCGGCACCGCCTCGCCGCTCGCCGCCTGGAGCGCGTCCTGGTCCTACTCGGCGGGGACGCGCGCGGAGAACGCGGAGCGGGCCGACCGCCGCCAGGTCGTCGCCACGGTCACCTCGACCGGCGGCCTGGGCTCCTCCGGCGACCGCTACATCCACGAGACCGTCCAGGCCAGATGGCCCGGCACGGACGGCCGGCCCCACGCCGGGTCGCTGCCGGCCTGGAAGAACGCCAAGGTCGGCGCGCACCGCACGATCTGGGTGGACGGGCAGAGCGAACCGAGCGTCCGGCCCCGCCCGCACAGCCGCACCGTCACCGACGCCGCGTACGCGGCCGGCGCCACCGTGCTCGGCTGCTCGCTCCCCGTCCTGATCGCCTACGCCCTCGTCCGGCGCCGCTGCGACCGGCACCGCGACGAGCTGTGGGAGGCGGCCTGGGCGCGCCTGGACGCCGCCGGCCACAACCCCCGCTCCTGA